The following proteins are encoded in a genomic region of Cryptomeria japonica chromosome 11, Sugi_1.0, whole genome shotgun sequence:
- the LOC131058933 gene encoding LRR receptor-like serine/threonine-protein kinase FLS2, whose translation MNCVAVLCFHLFLTCFLSTHPTIAAQSNSDEQSLIAIKNSITLDPLKVFDTWIPSIHFCNWTGVTCDAAAQKVVSLILESFQLQGTVSPSIGNLTFIKELSLYNNSLSGEIPEELGRLQRLQQLRLSSNELDGPIPLNLTACRDLVRLAVSYNHLTGSTPPQLCRLKKLQVLKLGSNKFTGTIPSSLANLSSLNTLFLETNNLQGQIPPELGQLNELQSLYLFENHLTGPVPFSLSNISVLSELDLDSNNLSGEIPPELGNLAQLQTLYLWGNNLKGNIPISLSNCSQMVQLDLELNHLTGVVPLGFSKLSALEYLSLSSNELVSGSSITIPILSALSNCSQLNELLFHDNNLRGRIPEQLPTNLSVLLLNGNNITGIIPSQIANLTNLTELDLSSNLFTGKIPALLSDLQKLQRLRLDNNKLDGSIPSEIGKIENLGELSLSNNRLSGDIPLTIALLQQLRRLMLHHNQLSGSIPASLGKCYNLELVDLSHNQFTGQLPREVASLPNLQFYFNLSGNSLQGQLPLEIGKMIHVQAIDVSANRLKGHIPATLGSCSNLQHLNLSSNKLQGRIPNDLGNLKSLVDMDLSYNNLSGPIPSSLRNLTMFEYMNLSFNNLSGEIPKEGVFKNLSAASFMGNSFLCGEWMHLPSCSIVVPSGKSNRSKVLAIALAGGAVATVLCSLLIGGLIYFHFQRMSRGNSTDVSTINPIRHTGVSYQEIVAATNRFDGENLLGTGGFGSVYKGILNDGTAAAFKILNMQKEKAWKSFIAECKVLGNCIHRNLVNVITFCSEPENKVLVLQFMSKGNLEKLLFSDGGLSDLSNILNIALDVVHALEYLHHDCSVQVVHCDIKPSNILLDEDMTAHVADFGIAQLICEPDSLESLTSALSLKGSIGYIPPEYGVGGKVSTKGDVYSYGIVLLEMITRKSPTDDMFMGDLNLHKWVSMHFPDRVVEIVDHRVMRDLEEYEIKVVLIPFIHIGLVCSNESPLQRPTAQQVAGALEIMRKNLLQTTVTTQPQTYI comes from the exons ATGAATTGTGTTGCAGTGTTGTGTTTTCATCTGTTTCTGACTTGTTTCCTTAGCACTCACCCGACAATTGCTGCCCAATCCAACTCTGATGAACAAAGTCTTATAGCAATCAAGAATTCAATCACCTTGGATCCCCTGAAGGTTTTTGACACTTGGATCCCTAGTATTCACTTTTGCAACTGGACAGGGGTTACTTGTGATGCAGCAGCCCAGAAAGTGGTGTCTCTTATTCTTGAGAGCTTCCAGTTACAGGGGACTGTTTCCCCTTCAATTGGGAATCTCACCTTTATAAAAGAACTCTCTCTCTATAACAACAGCCTCAGTGGTGAAATTCCAGAGGAATTAGGTAGACTACAGCGTCTGCAACAACTCCGTTTATCAAGCAATGAACTTGATGGCCCAATTCCATTGAACCTCACTGCTTGCCGGGATTTAGTACGATTGGCTGTATCGTATAATCATTTGACAGGAAGTACTCCACCACAGCTGTGTCGCCTCAAAAAACTCCAAGTTCTTAAGTTGGGATCCAATAAATTCACAGGTACCATTCCTTCATCTTTAGCAAATCTTTCTTCTCTAAATACTCTGTTTCTGGAAACTAACAATCTTCAGGGACAAATTCCTCCCGAATTAGGACAGCTCAATGAATTGCAATCGCTCTATTTATTTGAAAATCATTTAACAGGCCCTGTTCCATTTTCTCTGTCAAACATATCTGTCCTTAGTGAGTTAGATCTTGACAGCAATAACTTAAGTGGTGAGATCCCTCCCGAGTTAGGGAATTTAGCCCAGTTGCAAACTCTCTATTTATGGGGCAATAATCTCAAAGGCAATATTCCAATCTCACTTTCTAATTGTTCCCAAATGGTTCAGCTGGATTTAGAGTTAAATCACCTGACAGGGGTTGTGCCATTGGGGTTCAGCAAGCTATCCGCCCTTGAATATCTGAGTTTATCTTCTAATGAGCTTGTCAGTGGCAGTTCTATCACAATCCCGATTCTCTCAGCTCTGTCAAATTGCAGCCAATTGAATGAATTACTTTTCCATGACAATAATTTGAGAGGGCGCATACCAGAACAACTTCCCACAAATCTGTCTGTGCTTTTGCTAAATGGGAATAATATAACTGGAATCATACCTTCACAAATTGCCAATCTAACCAATTTGACTGAGCTTGATCTTTCTTCGAATCTGTTTACGGGTAAGATCCCAGCCTTGTTGAGTGATCTTCAGAAGTTGCAAAGATTACGGCTGGATAACAACAAGCTGGATGGAAGCATACCTAGCGAGATTGGTAAAATTGAAaatcttggggagttatctctgaGCAATAACAGGCTTTCTGGAGACATCCCTCTCACAATTGCCCTACTTCAACAACTCAGACGCCTTATGCTTCATCACAACCAACTGTCGGGGAGCATACCAGCTAGTTTGGGGAAATGCTACAATTTGGAGCTAGTGGACCTTTCCCACAATCAATTCACTGGACAACTACCCCGTGAAGTGGCTTCTCTTCCTAATTTACAGTTTTATTTCAACTTGTCAGGGAATTCATTACAAGGACAATTGCCTCTGGAGATAGGAAAGATGATACATGTCCAAGCTATAGATGTCTCTGCGAATAGGCTGAAAGGCCACATTCCAGCCACACTGGGAAGCTGTTCAAATCTGCAGCATCTAAATCTTTCCTCAAATAAATTACAGGGCCGAATTCCAAACGATCTTGGCAACTTAAAAAGCCTGGTGGATATGGATCTGTCTTATAACAACCTGTCAGGACCAATACCTTCTTCTTTGAGAAATCTGACGATGTTTGAGTATATGAACTTGTCTTTCAATAACCTCAGTGGAGAAATCCCAAAAGAAGGTGTCTTCAAAAACTTGTCAGCTGCATCATTTATGGGAAATTCCTTTCTTTGCGGAGAATGGATGCATCTTCCCTCCTGTTCAATTGTCGTTCCTTCAGGTAAAAGTAACAGAAGTAAAGTTCTAGCAATTGCATTAGCAGGGGGAGCAGTTGCCACTGTATTGTGCTCTTTGCTTATTGGGGGATTAATTTACTTTCATTTTCAGAGGATGAGTCGTGGCAACTCTACAGATGTTTCAACGATAAATCCCATTCGGCACACTGGGGTTTCGTATCAAGAAATCGTGGCTGCAACAAACCGGTTTGATGGGGAAAATTTATTAGGAACTGGTGGCTTTGGCTCTGTTTATAAAGGTATTTTAAATGATGGTACAGCTGCTGCTTTTAAGATCCTCAACATGCAAAAGGAAAAGGCGTGGAAGAGTTTTATTGCAGAGTGCAAAGTTCTGGGAAACTGTATCCACAGAAATCTAGTTAATGTGATAACCTTTTGTTCAGAACCTGAAAACAAAGTTTTGGTTCTCCAATTCATGTCTAAAGGAAATTTGGAGAAACTCTTATTTTCAGATGGTGGTTTATCGGACCTGAGCAACATATTGAATATTGCATTAGATGTAGTCCATGCATTGGAATATCTACATCATGATTGTTCAGTGCAAGTTGTACACTGTGATATAAAGCCTAGCAATATTCTCCTGGATGAGGATATGACAGCCCATGTAGCCGATTTTGGGATTGCTCAATTGATTTGTGAGCCAGACTCCCTGGAGTCATTGACTTCAGCTCTATCTCTGAAAGGATCCATTGGCTACATTCCACCAG AATATGGAGTGGGTGGGAAGGTTTCGACAAAGGGTGATGTTTACAGCTATGGTATTGTGTTGCTCGAGATGATAACCAGAAAGAGTCCAACTGATGATATGTTTATGGGAGATTTGAACCTTCATAAGTGGGTCAGCATGCATTTTCCCGATAGAGTGGTGGAGATTGTTGACCACAGAGTGATGAGAGATTTAGAGGAATATGAGATAAAGGTGGTTCTTATTCCATTCATACACATTGGTTTGGTTTGTTCAAATGAATCACCTCTGCAACGACCCACAGCACAACAGGTAGCAGGAGCACTAGAAATCATGAGGAAGAACCTCCTTCAAACCACAGTGACAACCCAACCACAAACATATATTTAA